A window from Elusimicrobiota bacterium encodes these proteins:
- a CDS encoding type IV pilus twitching motility protein PilT: MELKALLQTMLKKKASDLHLRSNKPAVFRVDGVLVAKTAEAISGDQIEQWVKSILNEHQLKTFEESMECDLALSVEEMGRFRVNVYRQRGVVNLAIRLVPKIVPSFSQLKLPAVIQKISDEPRGLVLVTGTTGSGKSTTLAAMLDYINMTRSRHIVTIEDPIEYVHEDKKSIVSQRELSQDTLSFAEALKHVLRQDPDIVLLGEMRDLETMSAALTAAQTGHLVLSTIHTIDTMQTVNRVIDIFPPHQQNQIRYQLGDTLRAVVSQRLLPHASGVGRVPAVEVMIVTPIIRKYILENTLSEIGPMMKQGGYYGMQTFHQSLVSLIQSQEITLETALEASSNPEEVMMAIRGVQTGTDNNSSFYVQP, from the coding sequence ATGGAACTCAAAGCCCTCCTGCAGACGATGTTGAAGAAAAAAGCGTCCGATCTGCACCTGCGCTCCAATAAGCCGGCGGTTTTCCGGGTGGACGGGGTCCTGGTCGCCAAGACAGCCGAGGCTATTTCCGGCGACCAGATCGAACAGTGGGTCAAAAGTATTTTAAACGAACACCAGTTGAAAACCTTTGAAGAAAGCATGGAGTGCGATCTGGCGCTTTCCGTTGAGGAGATGGGCCGGTTCCGTGTCAATGTGTATCGCCAGCGCGGGGTGGTTAATTTGGCGATCCGCCTGGTGCCAAAAATTGTTCCGTCCTTTTCGCAATTGAAGCTTCCAGCGGTGATCCAGAAGATTTCGGATGAGCCGCGCGGTCTCGTATTGGTCACCGGGACGACCGGGAGCGGGAAATCCACGACCCTGGCGGCCATGCTGGATTACATTAACATGACCCGCAGCCGGCATATTGTGACGATTGAAGACCCCATTGAATACGTCCATGAAGACAAGAAATCTATTGTTTCCCAGCGGGAGTTGTCGCAGGATACGCTCAGTTTTGCGGAAGCGCTCAAGCATGTGCTTCGTCAGGACCCCGATATTGTTCTCCTGGGAGAAATGCGGGATCTGGAAACCATGTCGGCGGCCTTAACGGCGGCGCAGACCGGGCATCTGGTGCTCTCCACCATCCATACGATCGATACGATGCAGACAGTCAACCGCGTGATTGACATCTTCCCGCCTCACCAGCAGAACCAGATCCGTTATCAGTTGGGCGATACGTTGCGTGCGGTGGTGTCCCAGCGCCTTCTGCCGCATGCCTCGGGGGTTGGCCGCGTGCCGGCGGTTGAGGTCATGATCGTGACGCCGATTATCCGAAAATACATTTTGGAAAATACGCTCAGTGAAATCGGTCCCATGATGAAACAGGGCGGCTATTACGGGATGCAAACCTTCCATCAATCACTCGTGAGCCTGATCCAGTCCCAGGAAATTACTCTGGAGACCGCCCTGGAGGCTTCGTCCAATCCGGAAGAAGTCATGATGGCCATCCGTGGCGTGCAAACGGGAACCGACAACAACTCTTCTTTCTACGTCCAACCTTGA